GATTATAAGAGAAGTTTGTAATCTAGTTAGTATAAGAAGCAGAACTATATTCCAGATGGTTCGGGTATTTGGTATCGAGATAGATTTTAGAGCAGTATGCAGATTATTGCAACGATGATGATTTACTATAATATCTTAAAAAGGAATTGTATTCCCCGACATAACCAGGAAATCACTGTTGTCTGCTTGAGTTGCAGTTATGATTTCCTTTTTCTGGGGTTTGATTTGGGGAGTTATCCATTCAGGATAAAGGAATGTTTTTACTTTGAATGCATGGAGAATTCCAGCTCTTCATAACTTTTCAGGTTTTCATGAATGTCCCTTGCATCTGCTTTTGCAAATAATTTTTCACGATTGACACCTGCCACTCGTCCGGTTAAGATGCTTCCGGGCCCATTTAAGCATCCGCCCTCGCATACCATACCTTCTAAGAAATCCTCCGGTAATCTTCCGGCTTTTAAAAGTGTAAGTGCTTTTTTACATTCAGCTGCACCATTGCAGGCTTTTACAGTTATGTTGGTATTTTCTTCTCTTTCTTTTAGTGATTGAATAACGGAAGCAGTTACACCGCCTGAAACACAGAACTTTTTGCCGTAAATACTACCCTGCTGAATGCTTTCTTCTGTGGGCTTTAACTCCACATCTTTTGCACGTATCATAGCATATAATTCATCTAAAGTTAAGGCATAATCCGCACCTTTTAAGCCAAGGGTATCTAAGACTTCCCCTTTTTTTGCCATACAAGGGCCAATAAATACACAGACGGCATCCGGTTCCATTGCTTTTATTAACTTAGCAGTAGCCGTCATGGGTGAAACGGTCGTTGACATGTTATCCTGTAACATGGGAAAATGCTTACGAATCATATTGACAAAAGCGGGGCAGCAGGAGGTGGTCATCTTCTTACTTTCCTTGTAAGCTTCTGCCCATTCTTCGGATTCGCTGGCAGCAACAAAATCCGCACCTAAAGCTACTTCATAAACTCCGTTAAAACCGATTTCTTTTAAAGCTTCTGAGATACTAGAAAAAGTAACGGCTGCGCCGAACTGTCCTTCCCAGGCAGGTGCTAACATAGCGTACACTTTAAGCTGTGGCTTCGTGAGAAGACGAATTACATCTACCATAAAGGAACGGTCCGAAATAGCTCCAAATGGACAGTTTTTAATACATTGTCCACAGTTGATACACTTTTCTTCATTGATTACAACAATATTGTTTTCATCCATAGTAATAGCGTCTGCCGGGCAGCTTCTCTTACAGGGACGTGTTAAATCAGCTATGGCGTTGTAGGGACAGGCTTGAGAACATTTTCCACATTCCTTACATTGATTTGGATCAATATGCGCTCTGTCTCTTAACATAGTAATGGCATTAAAGTTACAGGAAGCCTGACATCGCTTTCCAACACACTTTTGACAGTTATCTGTTACAACGAAACGTGTAATTGGACATCCTTCACAGGCTGAATTGATAACCTGAACAATGTTTTTTGATTCTACCCCGGCAAGGGGGGCTTTTCCTTCCGCCAGTCGAATTCTCTGACGGATAATTTCTCTTTCTTTGTAGATGCAGCAACGGAAATTGGCTTGTGGGCCCGGGATTAGGTCAAAGGGCAGGCCCTCCTTCTTTTCCTCCAGTTCTCCGTTATAAGCAAGCTTTGCAACTTCAAATAACACTTCCTGCTTAATTGCATCTATGTTGTTGTTCATTTCTAACATATCGTCACTCCTCGTTATGTAAACTAGTCTGCAAGTTTGGACTTACACAAACAGTTAGGTGTGAAGTTAGTAAAGATTAGCCGTTTGTTTATGCTTTGCCCGAGGGTGATTATACCAGTTTTTCAGAAAGAAGTATATGTTAAATTCAGATGAACTTTATCGTAAGTTTTCCGGAAATGATTAGTAATATTTTAAAATAACTTCTTTTCCCATCTTTTTAGCGGTATCCCTTATTTGCTCAACGAGGTGCATACGAATGCTTAAGTCAAAGGGGAGTCCGGGATTTTGATGTGCCTCATTTATGGCTCTGCCGACATAAAGGTTTAAGACAGAGCAGTCTTCAATGATCAGTTTTGCAACCTGGGAGCCGCCATTTTCTTTATCTAGTTCCTCAAAGAAAAATTCATCTACAATTCCGTCCAGATAATGCTTTAGTAATGCCAACGCTCTTGATAAGGTCAAGACCCCTTCCGTTACCAAATCCATATTTTTCATGGTTGCAGTAGGGGGAAGAGCTGGGTCAGTATAATTCAGGGAAGTAATAATGGGAATGTCCAAAATTCTGGAGACGATATTGGCGCTGGTTCCTCCACAGATAATCCGTTTTCCCGGAGCATTCATAAAATCATGAATTAACAGCTCATCATCCTCCTTTTTTAAAGGAGGGCCGGTAAAGAGGTTTAATACTTTCATATTTGTAATTCTTGCAACAGCAACAGTGGTGTCATCCCCCGGTATCTGCATATATAAGTCGTCACAGGCTTTGGTTAGTACCGCTGCTAACCTTAAGGAAGATAGGGTCTCCTTAGCAGCAGCTAGAGCATAATCAGCCATGCTTTGCCAGGTCCATCCAAAGTTTAATAACTGCCCAACACCGGCATGGATTACACCGTCACTCATCAGAATAAAGCAATCGTTTAAGATGGCCTGAAAACGACATTCCCGAATTGTTTTATTCTCAATGGTACGTTCCTTAAAGGGTAGATTAGTCAGCTTACCGTCCCTAATAAAAACACAGCAGGGATTGTCGAATTCCACCAGATAGGCTTCACCATTATGACTTATCTGTAAAATACTAAAAGTGGAATAGGCTACCTGTCTTACCTGACAGACAGGCAGCGTCTTGACGATGGTTTCCACACAATCATCAATACCGGCACCATTTAAAAACATAGTACCTAATATTTTTGACGTTAAGGTAGCAAGAATATTTGCTTTTACCCCGCTGCCCATTCCGTCAGCTAATATCATAATACTGGAATTCTCGGTTTTTAGGATTTCAACTTTATCACCACAAAGTTCTTCATGATGTTTGTTTAAACTTTTATATGAGGCATCGATACTTACATTCATGGCTTTACTCCTGTCCGCTCTATTGTCTATCAGCCCTATGATTTTTTATGAGGCTGGTCGATTCCGTCATTTAATATGGTATCTCTTAATTTGGTAAGGGTAACTTTGGTTTCTGCGGTAGTTTCTCCCAACAGGCCGGCTATCTGCTGTGCAACAAACATCTGCTTATCAATTACCTTTTGTGCCATTTCAATGGTATCTACTTTGATTTTATAGGCTTGTCGGTTTAACTCTTCCTCCTTGGTGATATCCTGAAAAATACCAAGGACAGCATTTTGCTCGTGAATATATACAATATTTTGTAAAGTAGTAAGACCACGTTCCGTATACTCCACTTTTTTACCCATAATGGCCTTTTTGGTTTGTAGAACTTCTTCGAAATCTGTGTGATCAATTAATTCATACAGGTACTTTTCACGGGCTTTTAATCTGGGAATATGAAAATAGATTTCAGCCGCGCCGCTAAATTCTACAATCCGCATCTCAGCGTCCACAAGGATAATAATATTAGGGGTCATGTCAAGAACAACATTAGCCATAGATTGTGCCCTTTCATGCATATACGGAATGCACATGGTAAGCTCTGCTTTACCCTGATATACGGCAATGGCTTTTTCCTTACAGCTAATATAACCACAGGCTCCGCAATTAAGCTCATCCTCTAGTTTGGTTTTACCTATTTTTCTAAGAATATGCTTAATTTCATCACTGGTAGGCAAAGGGTCTTTGGGAGAACGGTCGACAAATACTTTATGAAAAGAGATATCTTTGGCTCTCTCATAAAAGTTTTTTTCTGTAATTGGTTTTTTGGGTATAGCTTCCTCCATATCAAGCTTCACTTTAAAGCGGGAGATGGCTGCCCGGTCAACGGCAGGCCCTTTGATACAACCCCCGTTACAGAGGTCTGCTTCTATGAAGCAGCCTGATACTTCACCCCGTTCCATGCTTTCAAACAATTCAATGCAGTTTTTAATTCCATGGACGTAGAACTTTCGATATCCGTCAGCAGCACCATCTTTTTTGGTGGCAACAACAGAGGACAACACGCCGCTGCTGATTGGATATAGTCGGTTTACCATGGGATTTGGGTTCATGGGAGGGGTATCCTTAAGAGCTAGTATATCAATATTCTCCTCCAAAAGCCATTGCTTAACTTCGGAAAAATTAATAACAGCGTCTATGTAGCCTACGGTTCTCGGGTCACTTTCAGCCTCCCGTTTTTTTGAAATACAAGGACCTAAGAATACAATTTTGACACCGTGCCCGAATTCTTTCCGAATTAATTTACCATGGGCAATCATGGGAGAGTCTACCGGAGCCATATATCTTGTCAGCGAAGGATAATAGATTTCAATTAAGTCATTTACACTGGGGCAGCAGGTGGTTATTATATTCTCCATCTTCCCCTCCGTCAGCAGTCTATTATATTCTCTTGTGACATAGGCTGCACCCTCAGCCGTTTCCCGTACCATGGTAAAGCCCAGCTTCAATAAAGCAGTAATAACCTGCCCGGGTGTATTGTACTTAAGTACGCCAAGATAAGCAGGAGCAATGGAAATGATAGTCGGAAGGTTATCCTTTAAATATCCTTTTACCTTATCCAAATCACTGATAAAGGATTTGGCATTTTGGGGACAGGCTTCCAGACAATGACCACAGAGAATGCATTTATCATTCATTATCTGTGCCTGTTCATTTTTAACCATGATAGCTTTTACATCACAGGTACGCACGCATTTATAACAGTTCTTGCATTTTGCTTCTTTAAAGCCGATTACATTCATTCTGTAAGCCTCCCAAGGACTTCCGTCTCAAAAAAGGTATCTACCTCTGCCGGAGTTAAAGAAAATAATTGGTTCTCAACTTTAACACAGACACCCTTTACGCATTCCCCCATGCAAAAAGAGCCGGTAAGATTTACCTTATCTCCAAATTGATTCTGTGATATCAGGCTTTCCAGCTTATGTACGATTTCCCTGGAACCCTTTAGATGACAGGAACTTCCAATACATATTGTTATAACCATACCTTTATCCTCCTAATAAAACCCCAAAAGATTGTTTTAAATTTAACAAAGTCTATCATTATTCTAGCACTTAATAAGAGGACTGTCAAAGGGAAAATACTTAAGAAACAGTATGAAAATACTAGTATTTTACTCACTTTTTGTGTGGTTTAGTATAAGGCTTCTTTGGAATCTTTCGAGAAAACGAAGAGGTCACCCTGATGTCAAAACATCCTGTCTGGTAAGATATAAATACGGAGGATTACATAATCTATAAAAGGAAATTCGAATCCTTGCTAATAATGACAGAGACTGGATATTTTTTGGTTGTAATCGTTTTAGGTTGTGCTATAATAGGAAAAGATATATGTAAAATAAGATGAAATAACAAAGGAGCAGGTTTATGGAACTCATTACCATTCGGGAATTGTATCGTAATAAAGAACAATACATCGGAAAGACTGTTAAAGTCGGAGGCTGGGTAAGAAGTATAAGAGACTCTAAGGCTTTTGGTTTTATTGTACTTCATGATGGTACCTATTTTGAAACCTTACAGATTGTATATCATGATAAAATGGACAACTTTGCTGAAATATCCAAGTTAAATGTAGGGTCAGCAATCATCATAGAGGGAGAGCTGGTTGCAACTCCTAATGCACAGCAGCCTTTTGAAATTCAGGCAGCAGCAATAGAGATAGAAGGTGCTTCTACAGCAGAGTATCCCTTACAGAAGAAAAGGCATAGTCTTGAATTCTTAAGAACAATAAACCATTTAAGACCGAGAACCAACACCTTTCAGGCGGTTTTTAGAGTGCGATCCATGATTGCGTATGCTATTCATAAGTATTTTCAGGACAGGGATTTTGTCTATGTGCATACTCCAATCATTACGGGAAGTGATGCAGAAGGAGCAGGAGAAATGTTCCGTGTTACCACTCTTGATATGGATAAACTGCCAATGACAAAAGAAGGGCAAGTTGATTTTAGTGAAGATTTCTTCGGAAAAGAAACCAATCTGACAGTAAGTGGTCAGTTAAATGGTGAAACCTATGCGATGGCTTTCCGCAATATTTATACGTTTGGACCAACGTTCCGTGCAGAAAATTCCAATACCACCCGCCATGCAGCAGAATTTTGGATGATTGAGCCGGAGATTGCTTTTGCCGACTTACAAGATGATATGGCACTGGCTGAAGGAATGATTAAATTCATAATCCGTTATGTACTTGAGAATGCACCGGAAGAAATGAAATTCTTTAATTCTTTTGTTGACAAAGGCTTGCTTGAACGACTGGAACATGTTATGAATGCTGAATTCGGACATGTTACCTATACAGAAGCAATTGAAATCCTAGAGAAAAACAATGATAAATTCGAATATAAAGTAAAATGGGGCAGTGACCTTCAAACCGAGCATGAAAGATACTTAACAGAAGAAATCTTTAAAAAGCCTGTATTTGTAACAGATTATCCAAAAGATATTAAGGCTTTTTATATGAAGCTGAACGAGGATAATAAAACCGTTGCCGCAATGGACTTATTAGTACCTGGAATCGGCGAAATCATCGGCGGAAGCCAAAGAGAGGACAATTATGAAAAATTAGTTGCCCGCATGAAGGAAATGGGACTAAAAGAAGAGGATTATGATTTCTATCTTGACCTAAGAAAATATGGCTCTGCAAGACATGCCGGCTTTGGCTTAGGCTTTGAACGCTGTGTGATGTATCTGACCGGAATGGGCAATATCAGAGATGTTATTCCTTTCCCTCGTACCGTGAATAACTGTGAACTATAATGACTACTACACTATTTTAATACTAACAATAAACTTGTAATACTCGACAAAATAGATTGCCAGTTTTGTATGCATAAAACGAACGAAGTTTATACGTTTTATGCATACAAAGCTGGCAATTTATGTTTAACCATCCCTTTTGTATCAGTTAAGCATCACGCATTAAGGGCATAGGATAAATTGAAGTGATTTAAAAAAAAATGAACCATTCTTTAGCCCATGACAATATATAGATGAAGGGCTATGATAGAAAAAAAGCCTCTATAAATCAGAAAGGAGGATTCTGGTGAATTGGACATTTCAGAGTTAAACGATATTGTGTTACTTCATGGTAATGCTATCTATGGGTTTTGCTACAATCTTACAAAGAATAAGATTGATGCAGATGACCTTTATCAGGAATCATTTCTAAAAGCAACAGAGCTGTGTTATAAAATTGATAAAGATAAGAATACAAAAAGCTTTATTATATCCCTTGCGGTAGGAATATGGAAGAACCAAAGGCGTAAATATGCCTGGAGGCAAAGGATAGTACAAATGGATGAATTTAATGACGATTTAAATAACAGCTCTTTGTTAAAGGATGATTTAACCCCGGAAGAGATAGCAATAGCCAATGAACGTGACAAGCTGATCCAAGGGGCAGCAAATGCCTTAAAAGACAAATATAAAATACCGCTATACATGTATTATACTGCTGAATTGTCTGTTGGAGATATTGCACAAGCATTAAAAATCCCTCAGGGAACAGTTAAGAGCAGACTTCATAAGGCTCGACAGATTATTAAAGATTGTATGGAGGCGAACGAATATGAAAAATTCTGAACATATGGATCAATTGTTAAAGCAAGCCCTTTCTCCAGCAGTTGAGCCGAGTGACTTTTTAAACAATAGCATATTGAATAAAATGAAGGAGAAAGAATCGATGAAAAAATCTGGAAGTAAGAAAGTTCTTGTCTTTTTAACGGCTGCCGCGCTAACACTTATGATGACGGCAACTGCTTTTGCAGCCTGGAAGTTTTTAAGTCCAAAAGAGGTTGCATTAAACCTTGGGGATCAGACACTTGCGGAGGCCTTTGACAGTGAGGATGCAATTAACTTAAATGAAACCGTTGTTTCAGGAGGGTATGAAATAACTCTTCTTGGAATTGTATTGGGGAAAGGGTTAAGTGATTTTCAAAGTGAGTCAAATAATATTTTACCCGAGCGTACCTATGCGGTAGTTTCTATTGCCAGGGAAGACGGGACTCCAATACCTGATTCTTACGATGCTGAATCCATTAAAACAAGAACTGACTTTTTTATATCCCCACTTATTAAAGGTCAAGAACCATGGTTATATAATATTATAACTATGAATGGAGGCTATAATGAGTTTGTAATCGAAGGCAGATTATACCGTTTGATAGAATGTGATACAGTTGAACTTTTTGCTGACAGGGGTCTATATTTATGTGTCAGCACCGGTTCCTTCTATGACTCAGAGGCATTTAACTATGATGAACAGACGGGCGAAATCACACTAAATACTAGTTATAGTGGGGCTAATGCACTTTTCAGCCTGCCCTTAGATGTAACGAAAGCAAATTATGAAGAAGGGCAGAAATATTTAGATAGTTTATATCAAGAAGAAAATTAGGTAGATAAGGTTAACAAGCAGTATTAAAAGTTTGGCAGTAGTACTTAAGGATATTCTTAAGTACTGCTGCCTGCTTTGTATATAATATTTTCATAGGTATTGTAGGAGAGGTCTAATATCTGGTAATAGATATAGATATATTTAACTTCTGTTATTCATTCCTTAATGCGTCAATAGGATTTAGCTTAGCCGCCTTTCTTGCAGGAAGATATCCGAATAATATTCCGATACCTGCGGAGATTCCAAAGGAAAGCAATACTACATTTGGTGAAGGTGTGGCATTGAGCTTTATCAAGTTACCTGCGGATATAGCTCCTGCACCGCCGAGAAGGATTCCAAGCAGTCCGCCTATACTACTGGTAGCAGCAGCTTCCAACACAAACTGTCTCATAATATCTTTATGCTTTGCACCAAGGGATTTTCGTATACCGATTTCTCTTGTTCTTTCAGAAACAGATACCAGCATTATATTCATGATACCAATACCGGCTACCAGCAGGGAAATGCCGGCTATACCTGCAATTACGGTGGTAAGTATACCCATTTGCACGTTAATCTCTGTTAACATGTCTACGTAGTTAGATACTTTGTATAATTTGGAATCCCGATATGTTTTAAACAAAAAGTCCTGTAGATTTGTCGTTTCTAGTGTTACAAGATTACTGTCTTTTACAAAAAAGGTGTAACTGCTGACACTAGAGATACCATTTAACCGCATAGCAGTGGTATAAGGGATATAAAACGCATTATCTTCTGACCATTCAGAACCGTCAGAGGATTGAACTAATATGCCGCTAATAACGAATTCCTCACCATTTAGCCGAATTGTATCGCCAATTTGGGCATTGCCGTTAAATAGCTTATTGTTTATGTAAGCACCTATAATGCAGACTTTATTTTTAATGGATATGTCTGAATAAGTTATGTTATGTCCTAACTGCAACTCCTTTTTCATGATACTGATATAGCTTTCATCAAT
The nucleotide sequence above comes from Anaerocolumna cellulosilytica. Encoded proteins:
- a CDS encoding SpoIIE family protein phosphatase — protein: MNVSIDASYKSLNKHHEELCGDKVEILKTENSSIMILADGMGSGVKANILATLTSKILGTMFLNGAGIDDCVETIVKTLPVCQVRQVAYSTFSILQISHNGEAYLVEFDNPCCVFIRDGKLTNLPFKERTIENKTIRECRFQAILNDCFILMSDGVIHAGVGQLLNFGWTWQSMADYALAAAKETLSSLRLAAVLTKACDDLYMQIPGDDTTVAVARITNMKVLNLFTGPPLKKEDDELLIHDFMNAPGKRIICGGTSANIVSRILDIPIITSLNYTDPALPPTATMKNMDLVTEGVLTLSRALALLKHYLDGIVDEFFFEELDKENGGSQVAKLIIEDCSVLNLYVGRAINEAHQNPGLPFDLSIRMHLVEQIRDTAKKMGKEVILKYY
- a CDS encoding (2Fe-2S) ferredoxin domain-containing protein; protein product: MVITICIGSSCHLKGSREIVHKLESLISQNQFGDKVNLTGSFCMGECVKGVCVKVENQLFSLTPAEVDTFFETEVLGRLTE
- a CDS encoding ABC transporter permease, which encodes MKLRQTLKVVWNNIVGNRMRSFLTMLGMIIGVASVIMLVSVMQGFSNQMVESYSSMGINNITVSLKGRNGNLMFTEDDMYQYAKEHSDNLLGASPNVSTDGSLNKKSNKVDYVTITGIDESYISIMKKELQLGHNITYSDISIKNKVCIIGAYINNKLFNGNAQIGDTIRLNGEEFVISGILVQSSDGSEWSEDNAFYIPYTTAMRLNGISSVSSYTFFVKDSNLVTLETTNLQDFLFKTYRDSKLYKVSNYVDMLTEINVQMGILTTVIAGIAGISLLVAGIGIMNIMLVSVSERTREIGIRKSLGAKHKDIMRQFVLEAAATSSIGGLLGILLGGAGAISAGNLIKLNATPSPNVVLLSFGISAGIGILFGYLPARKAAKLNPIDALRNE
- a CDS encoding 4Fe-4S dicluster domain-containing protein; amino-acid sequence: MLEMNNNIDAIKQEVLFEVAKLAYNGELEEKKEGLPFDLIPGPQANFRCCIYKEREIIRQRIRLAEGKAPLAGVESKNIVQVINSACEGCPITRFVVTDNCQKCVGKRCQASCNFNAITMLRDRAHIDPNQCKECGKCSQACPYNAIADLTRPCKRSCPADAITMDENNIVVINEEKCINCGQCIKNCPFGAISDRSFMVDVIRLLTKPQLKVYAMLAPAWEGQFGAAVTFSSISEALKEIGFNGVYEVALGADFVAASESEEWAEAYKESKKMTTSCCPAFVNMIRKHFPMLQDNMSTTVSPMTATAKLIKAMEPDAVCVFIGPCMAKKGEVLDTLGLKGADYALTLDELYAMIRAKDVELKPTEESIQQGSIYGKKFCVSGGVTASVIQSLKEREENTNITVKACNGAAECKKALTLLKAGRLPEDFLEGMVCEGGCLNGPGSILTGRVAGVNREKLFAKADARDIHENLKSYEELEFSMHSK
- a CDS encoding [Fe-Fe] hydrogenase large subunit C-terminal domain-containing protein → MNVIGFKEAKCKNCYKCVRTCDVKAIMVKNEQAQIMNDKCILCGHCLEACPQNAKSFISDLDKVKGYLKDNLPTIISIAPAYLGVLKYNTPGQVITALLKLGFTMVRETAEGAAYVTREYNRLLTEGKMENIITTCCPSVNDLIEIYYPSLTRYMAPVDSPMIAHGKLIRKEFGHGVKIVFLGPCISKKREAESDPRTVGYIDAVINFSEVKQWLLEENIDILALKDTPPMNPNPMVNRLYPISSGVLSSVVATKKDGAADGYRKFYVHGIKNCIELFESMERGEVSGCFIEADLCNGGCIKGPAVDRAAISRFKVKLDMEEAIPKKPITEKNFYERAKDISFHKVFVDRSPKDPLPTSDEIKHILRKIGKTKLEDELNCGACGYISCKEKAIAVYQGKAELTMCIPYMHERAQSMANVVLDMTPNIIILVDAEMRIVEFSGAAEIYFHIPRLKAREKYLYELIDHTDFEEVLQTKKAIMGKKVEYTERGLTTLQNIVYIHEQNAVLGIFQDITKEEELNRQAYKIKVDTIEMAQKVIDKQMFVAQQIAGLLGETTAETKVTLTKLRDTILNDGIDQPHKKS
- the asnS gene encoding asparagine--tRNA ligase, coding for MELITIRELYRNKEQYIGKTVKVGGWVRSIRDSKAFGFIVLHDGTYFETLQIVYHDKMDNFAEISKLNVGSAIIIEGELVATPNAQQPFEIQAAAIEIEGASTAEYPLQKKRHSLEFLRTINHLRPRTNTFQAVFRVRSMIAYAIHKYFQDRDFVYVHTPIITGSDAEGAGEMFRVTTLDMDKLPMTKEGQVDFSEDFFGKETNLTVSGQLNGETYAMAFRNIYTFGPTFRAENSNTTRHAAEFWMIEPEIAFADLQDDMALAEGMIKFIIRYVLENAPEEMKFFNSFVDKGLLERLEHVMNAEFGHVTYTEAIEILEKNNDKFEYKVKWGSDLQTEHERYLTEEIFKKPVFVTDYPKDIKAFYMKLNEDNKTVAAMDLLVPGIGEIIGGSQREDNYEKLVARMKEMGLKEEDYDFYLDLRKYGSARHAGFGLGFERCVMYLTGMGNIRDVIPFPRTVNNCEL
- a CDS encoding RNA polymerase sigma factor, which translates into the protein MDISELNDIVLLHGNAIYGFCYNLTKNKIDADDLYQESFLKATELCYKIDKDKNTKSFIISLAVGIWKNQRRKYAWRQRIVQMDEFNDDLNNSSLLKDDLTPEEIAIANERDKLIQGAANALKDKYKIPLYMYYTAELSVGDIAQALKIPQGTVKSRLHKARQIIKDCMEANEYEKF